The following coding sequences lie in one Pseudomonas sp. SL4(2022) genomic window:
- the lptF gene encoding LPS export ABC transporter permease LptF, with protein sequence MIVFRYLFREVLLTLSAVSAVLLVIIMSGRFIRYLAQAAQGLLDPGVLLMIMAYRIPGFLQLILPLGLFLGILLAYGRMYLDSEMTVLSATGMSQQRLFAYSLAPAALVALLAGWLSLGLAPQGVEHVARILNQQSAMTELDTLVPGRFQSMKNGSRVTYTEELSEDRGSLTGVFISEKQLSSQGDKERGISVLVAESGRQEIQADGSRYLILENGYRYDGNPGQADYRAIKYETYGVLLPKPQVEADVTDREAMPTRELIGSDKPRMQSELQWRLSIPVLVFVVTLLAVPLSRVNPRQGRFLKLLPAILLYMAYLALLIGARGALDKEKIPAALGLWWVHGLFALIGLLLLYWEPLRLRWAARRVALEVARG encoded by the coding sequence TTGATCGTCTTCCGTTATCTGTTCCGTGAAGTGTTGCTGACCCTGAGTGCCGTGAGCGCGGTGCTACTGGTCATCATTATGAGTGGCCGCTTTATCCGTTACCTGGCCCAGGCGGCGCAGGGTCTGCTCGACCCCGGGGTGCTGCTGATGATCATGGCGTACCGCATCCCTGGTTTTTTGCAGCTGATTCTGCCATTGGGGCTTTTTCTCGGCATTTTGCTGGCTTATGGCCGCATGTACCTCGACAGTGAAATGACCGTGTTGTCAGCCACCGGCATGAGCCAGCAGCGCTTGTTTGCCTACAGCCTGGCTCCGGCGGCTCTGGTGGCGTTGCTGGCGGGCTGGTTGAGCCTGGGCCTTGCTCCGCAAGGTGTTGAGCATGTGGCGCGGATTCTCAATCAGCAAAGTGCCATGACTGAACTCGATACCTTGGTGCCGGGGCGTTTTCAGTCGATGAAAAATGGCTCGCGTGTGACCTACACCGAAGAGCTCTCGGAGGATCGCGGTTCGCTGACCGGGGTTTTCATCTCCGAGAAACAGCTGTCCAGCCAGGGCGACAAGGAACGTGGTATCTCCGTGCTGGTCGCCGAGTCCGGTCGCCAGGAAATTCAGGCGGATGGCAGCCGCTACCTGATTCTGGAAAACGGCTACCGCTACGACGGTAACCCCGGCCAGGCCGATTACCGCGCCATCAAATATGAAACCTATGGCGTATTGTTGCCTAAGCCCCAGGTTGAGGCGGATGTGACAGATCGCGAAGCGATGCCAACCCGTGAACTGATTGGCAGTGACAAACCGCGTATGCAATCCGAGCTGCAGTGGCGCTTGTCGATTCCGGTGCTGGTTTTTGTGGTCACCCTGCTGGCCGTGCCGCTGTCGCGGGTCAATCCACGTCAGGGGCGTTTCCTTAAGTTGTTGCCGGCCATCCTCTTGTACATGGCCTATCTGGCGCTGCTGATTGGCGCGCGTGGTGCGCTGGATAAAGAGAAAATCCCCGCAGCCCTGGGCTTGTGGTGGGTGCATGGGCTGTTCGCATTGATCGGGCTGCTGTTGCTGTATTGGGAGCCGCTGCGCTTGCGCTGGGCGGCCCGTCGTGTGGCGCTGGAGGTGGCCCGTGGTTAA
- the lptG gene encoding LPS export ABC transporter permease LptG: protein MVKLDRYIGAQVFVAILAVLGIIVGLALLFAFIDELGDVEENYGLLDALWYVLLTAPRRLYEMLPMAALIGCLIGLGSLASNSELTIMRAAGVSIGRIVWAVMKPMLVLMLVGLLIGEYLAPYSENQAQASRAMAQGGGEAQSAKRGLWHRQGQEYVHINAVQPNGVLLGVTRYRFDEHKRMQSSSFARRAQYQGDHWQLDDVATTHFRERSSEVIKQDSERWDVELTPQLLGTVVLAPDALSITGLWGYIHYLAEQGLSNSQYWLSFWTKVLQPLVTAALVLMAISFIFGPLRSVTLGQRVFTGVLVGFVFKISQDLMGPSSLVFGFSPLLAVLVPAGVCALAGIWLLRRAG, encoded by the coding sequence GTGGTTAAGTTGGATCGCTACATCGGTGCACAGGTATTTGTCGCCATTCTTGCTGTGCTGGGCATCATTGTTGGCTTGGCACTTCTGTTTGCCTTTATTGACGAGTTGGGTGATGTCGAGGAGAACTATGGCCTGCTCGATGCGCTCTGGTACGTGCTGCTGACAGCGCCGCGGCGTCTCTATGAAATGCTGCCGATGGCGGCGCTGATCGGTTGCCTGATTGGGCTGGGTTCGTTGGCCAGCAACAGCGAGCTGACCATCATGCGGGCTGCCGGTGTGTCGATTGGTCGGATCGTCTGGGCGGTTATGAAGCCGATGCTGGTGCTGATGCTCGTCGGTTTGCTGATCGGTGAGTACCTCGCGCCTTATAGCGAAAATCAGGCTCAGGCCAGTCGTGCCATGGCGCAGGGCGGTGGTGAAGCGCAGAGCGCCAAGCGCGGTCTGTGGCATCGCCAGGGGCAGGAGTATGTTCACATTAACGCCGTGCAGCCTAATGGTGTATTGCTCGGGGTGACCCGCTATCGTTTCGATGAACACAAGCGCATGCAGTCATCGAGCTTCGCGCGGCGTGCGCAGTACCAGGGCGATCACTGGCAGCTGGACGATGTTGCAACCACGCACTTTCGTGAGCGCAGCAGTGAGGTCATCAAGCAGGACAGCGAGCGCTGGGATGTTGAGTTGACACCGCAGTTGCTTGGCACCGTAGTGCTGGCCCCTGATGCGCTGTCGATTACCGGGTTGTGGGGTTATATCCACTACCTGGCTGAGCAGGGTCTGAGCAACAGTCAGTACTGGCTATCGTTTTGGACTAAGGTTTTGCAGCCGTTGGTGACAGCTGCATTGGTGCTGATGGCCATTTCCTTTATTTTCGGGCCATTGCGTTCGGTGACGCTGGGGCAGCGTGTATTCACTGGTGTGCTGGTCGGTTTCGTATTCAAGATCAGTCAGGATCTGATGGGGCCGTCGAGCCTGGTATTCGGCTTTTCGCCGCTACTGGCGGTGTTGGTTCCTGCGGGCGTCTGTGCGTTGGCGGGTATCTGGTTGTTGCGGCGAGCGGGCTGA
- a CDS encoding RDD family protein, translated as MPNHLLRPQGDFPSAGLIRRLAAMFYDFLLCVALLIVVTFIYKLILMGFYGEAQLKQMSDSGALDGDPLLSTLLFLSLFGFFAKFWTHNGQTLGMQVWGLRIQNRDGSAISLWQALLRFLVAIGSWLLFGLGFFWMLWDKESRSWHDIYSESQVVQLPKNIHKK; from the coding sequence ATGCCGAACCACCTGCTGCGCCCGCAGGGTGATTTCCCCAGCGCCGGACTGATCCGCCGCCTTGCCGCCATGTTCTATGACTTCCTGCTGTGCGTAGCACTGCTGATTGTGGTGACGTTCATCTACAAGTTGATCCTGATGGGTTTCTACGGCGAGGCGCAACTCAAGCAGATGTCAGATTCAGGAGCACTGGACGGCGACCCCCTGCTATCGACTCTGCTGTTTCTCAGTCTGTTCGGCTTCTTTGCCAAGTTCTGGACGCACAACGGCCAGACCCTAGGCATGCAGGTCTGGGGCCTGCGGATCCAAAACCGCGATGGCAGCGCCATCAGCCTGTGGCAAGCGCTGTTGCGATTTCTGGTGGCCATAGGCTCCTGGCTGCTGTTCGGCCTGGGGTTCTTCTGGATGCTCTGGGACAAGGAAAGCCGCAGCTGGCATGACATTTATTCAGAAAGCCAAGTCGTTCAACTGCCAAAGAACATCCATAAAAAATAG
- a CDS encoding cold-shock protein, which yields MSNRQNGTVKWFNDEKGFGFITPESGPDLFVHFRAIQGNGFKSLKEGQKVSFIAVQGQKGMQADEVQIQE from the coding sequence ATGTCGAATCGTCAGAACGGTACCGTCAAGTGGTTTAACGACGAGAAAGGTTTTGGTTTTATCACTCCTGAAAGCGGTCCGGATCTGTTCGTGCACTTCCGCGCGATCCAAGGCAACGGCTTCAAGAGCCTGAAAGAAGGCCAGAAGGTCAGCTTTATCGCCGTGCAGGGCCAAAAAGGCATGCAGGCTGACGAAGTGCAAATCCAGGAGTAA
- the queA gene encoding tRNA preQ1(34) S-adenosylmethionine ribosyltransferase-isomerase QueA produces the protein MRVADFNFELPGALIARHPLAERRASRLLVLDGPTGELAHKQFSDLLDYLRPDDLMVFNNTRVIPARLFGQKASGGKLEILVERVLDAHRVLAHVRSSKSPKPGSMILIDGGGEAEMVARHDALFELRFVEDVLPLLERVGHMPLPPYIDRPDEQADRERYQTVYANRAGAVAAPTAGLHFDQQLLTAITEKGVEQAFVTLHVGAGTFQPVRVERIEDHHMHSEWLEVGQDVVDAVAACRARGGRVIAVGTTSVRSLESAARDGVLKAFSGDTDIFIYPGRPLHVVDALVTNFHLPESTLLMLVSAFAGYPETMAAYQAAIAGEYRFFSYGDAMFITRNPAPRGPEEHL, from the coding sequence ATGCGTGTTGCCGACTTCAATTTTGAACTGCCTGGCGCTCTGATTGCCCGCCATCCCCTTGCCGAACGCCGTGCCAGCCGTTTGCTGGTGCTCGATGGGCCGACGGGTGAGCTGGCGCATAAACAGTTCAGTGATCTGCTGGATTACCTGCGTCCCGACGATCTGATGGTGTTCAACAATACCCGGGTGATTCCGGCGCGACTGTTCGGCCAGAAGGCTTCGGGCGGCAAGCTGGAGATTCTGGTCGAGCGCGTACTGGACGCTCACCGCGTGCTGGCTCACGTGCGTTCGAGCAAGTCGCCCAAGCCGGGTTCGATGATCCTGATCGACGGTGGTGGTGAGGCCGAAATGGTCGCGCGCCACGATGCGCTGTTCGAGCTGCGCTTTGTTGAAGACGTGCTGCCACTGCTGGAACGGGTCGGCCATATGCCGTTGCCGCCCTATATTGATCGGCCGGATGAGCAGGCCGACCGCGAGCGCTACCAGACTGTTTATGCCAACCGTGCCGGTGCTGTTGCGGCGCCGACCGCCGGGCTGCATTTTGATCAGCAGCTGCTCACGGCAATTACCGAGAAAGGTGTTGAACAAGCGTTCGTGACCCTGCACGTCGGTGCTGGCACCTTCCAGCCGGTGCGGGTTGAGCGCATCGAAGATCACCATATGCACAGCGAATGGCTGGAGGTCGGCCAGGATGTGGTCGATGCCGTAGCCGCCTGTCGTGCGCGTGGTGGTCGAGTGATTGCCGTCGGCACCACCAGTGTGCGTTCGCTGGAGAGTGCGGCGCGCGATGGCGTGCTTAAAGCCTTTAGCGGAGACACGGACATCTTTATCTACCCAGGGCGGCCGCTGCATGTGGTCGATGCACTGGTGACTAACTTCCATTTGCCGGAATCAACCCTGCTGATGCTGGTGTCAGCGTTTGCCGGTTACCCGGAAACCATGGCGGCCTATCAGGCGGCGATTGCCGGTGAATATCGTTTTTTCAGTTACGGTGATGCCATGTTCATCACCCGCAACCCCGCGCCGCGCGGGCCAGAGGAACACTTATGA
- the tgt gene encoding tRNA guanosine(34) transglycosylase Tgt, with the protein MSFELLATEGKARRGRLTFPRGVVETPAFMPVGTYGTVKGMLPRDIEAIGAQIILGNTFHLWLRPGTEVIKKHGDLHDFMQWQGPILTDSGGFQVFSLGAMRKIKEEGVYFASPVDGAKVFMGPEESMQVQRDLGSDIVMIFDECTPYPAEFDVAKRSMELSLRWAKRSKEAHGDSTAALFGIVQGGMYEELRKVSLDGLEQIGFDGYAIGGLSVGEPKEEMLKVLDYLPPQLPADKPRYLMGVGKPEDLVEGVRRGVDMFDCVMPTRNARNGHLFVDTGVLKIRNAFHKHDESPLDPTCDCYTCKHFSRAYLHHLDKCGEMLGSMLNTIHNLRHYQVLMAGLREAIQQGTLAAFVDAFYAKRGLPTPPLD; encoded by the coding sequence ATGTCTTTCGAATTGTTGGCGACCGAGGGCAAAGCGCGCCGTGGTCGGCTGACGTTCCCCCGTGGTGTGGTGGAGACCCCGGCGTTTATGCCGGTGGGCACCTATGGCACGGTCAAGGGCATGCTGCCGCGCGACATCGAGGCGATTGGTGCGCAGATCATTCTCGGCAACACCTTCCACTTGTGGCTGCGTCCTGGCACTGAAGTGATCAAGAAGCACGGCGATCTGCATGACTTTATGCAATGGCAGGGGCCGATCCTCACTGACTCCGGTGGTTTCCAGGTGTTCAGCCTGGGGGCCATGCGCAAGATCAAGGAAGAGGGCGTGTACTTCGCCTCACCGGTGGATGGCGCCAAGGTGTTCATGGGGCCGGAAGAATCGATGCAGGTACAGCGCGACCTGGGGTCGGACATCGTGATGATTTTCGACGAGTGCACGCCCTATCCGGCCGAGTTCGATGTGGCCAAGCGCTCGATGGAGTTGTCGCTGCGCTGGGCCAAGCGCTCGAAAGAGGCGCATGGCGACAGCACGGCGGCGCTGTTCGGCATCGTCCAGGGCGGTATGTATGAAGAATTGCGCAAAGTCTCTTTGGACGGGCTGGAGCAGATCGGCTTTGACGGTTATGCCATCGGCGGCCTTTCAGTGGGTGAGCCGAAAGAGGAAATGCTCAAGGTGCTGGATTACCTGCCGCCGCAGTTGCCGGCTGATAAGCCGCGCTATCTGATGGGCGTGGGCAAGCCAGAGGATCTGGTTGAAGGCGTACGCCGTGGTGTGGATATGTTCGACTGCGTAATGCCGACTCGCAACGCGCGCAACGGCCACCTGTTTGTTGATACCGGTGTGCTGAAGATTCGCAATGCCTTCCACAAGCATGACGAGTCGCCGCTAGATCCGACCTGCGACTGTTACACCTGTAAACATTTCTCCCGCGCCTATCTACATCATCTGGATAAATGCGGCGAAATGCTGGGTAGTATGCTCAATACAATCCATAACTTACGGCATTATCAGGTGCTTATGGCTGGTTTGCGCGAGGCTATTCAACAGGGTACATTGGCCGCCTTTGTCGATGCCTTCTATGCCAAGCGTGGGCTGCCAACGCCGCCTCTGGATTGA
- the yajC gene encoding preprotein translocase subunit YajC encodes MSFFIPAAFAEGAAPAAGPAGSGFEWVFLVGFLVIFYLMIWRPQAKRAKEHKNLIGGLQKGDEVVTSGGIAGKVSKVSDDFVVIEVSDTVELKIQKVAIAASLPKGTLKAI; translated from the coding sequence ATGAGCTTTTTTATCCCCGCTGCTTTCGCTGAAGGCGCCGCACCGGCTGCCGGTCCTGCTGGTAGTGGTTTTGAATGGGTGTTTCTGGTCGGCTTTCTGGTCATCTTCTATCTGATGATCTGGCGCCCGCAGGCCAAACGGGCCAAAGAGCACAAGAACCTGATCGGTGGTCTGCAGAAAGGCGACGAAGTGGTCACCAGCGGCGGTATTGCTGGCAAGGTGTCGAAAGTCTCCGATGACTTCGTTGTCATCGAAGTGTCCGATACTGTCGAACTGAAAATTCAGAAAGTGGCCATCGCCGCTTCGCTGCCCAAGGGCACGCTGAAAGCGATCTAA
- the secD gene encoding protein translocase subunit SecD, with product MLNKFPVWKYLLILAVLAIGTLYSLPNLYPDDPAIQISGNSTAMRVEQADLERVKRTLEDAGIQVKAITLASEGRAGLLRLNKAEDQLPAKELVRKALSDEFVVALNLAQTTPQWLRNLGGSPMKLGLDLSGGVHFLMEVDMDKALDARRKVYEGEVKSLLRKERVRYRSLPELDGAIQLGFADEAALEKAQQLIRKDFNDFDMITVRRNELQVLRLTLTQAKLAEIREYSIKQNLTTVRNRVNELGVAEPLVQRQGANRIVVELPGVQDTAEAKRILGKTANLEFRLAAEPDAAKAATESFEFRQEGRPPAQLERELIITGDQVTDAQASFDENGSPQVNIRLDGRGGDLMNRATRSNVGRSMAVIFIEQKPVSRYVRQVVDGVEKEVELQTFVEEKKIISLATIQSPLGSQFRITGLDGQGESSELALLLRAGGLAAPMYFAEERTIGPSLGADNITKGVDASLWGMLFVSLFIIAIYRFFGVLATIALAFNMVLLLALMSLLSATLTLPGIAGIVLTMGMAVDANVLIFSRIREEIANGMSIQRAIHEGFDRAYSAILDSNLTTLLVGGILFAMGTGPVKGFAVTMSLGIVTSMFTAILVTRAMVNLTCGGRDFKKLWV from the coding sequence ATGCTCAACAAATTCCCTGTCTGGAAATACCTGCTGATTCTGGCTGTGCTGGCAATCGGCACTCTCTATTCCCTGCCCAATCTGTACCCGGATGATCCGGCGATCCAGATCAGTGGCAACAGTACGGCCATGCGCGTCGAGCAGGCCGATCTTGAGCGCGTCAAGCGCACTCTGGAAGACGCTGGTATCCAGGTAAAAGCGATCACCCTGGCTAGCGAAGGCCGTGCCGGTCTGCTGCGCCTGAACAAGGCCGAAGACCAGCTGCCAGCCAAAGAGCTGGTACGCAAGGCGCTGAGTGATGAGTTCGTGGTTGCCCTGAACCTGGCGCAAACTACGCCGCAGTGGCTGCGTAACCTGGGCGGTAGCCCGATGAAGCTGGGTCTGGACTTGTCCGGTGGTGTGCACTTCCTGATGGAAGTGGACATGGACAAGGCGCTGGATGCCCGCCGCAAGGTTTATGAAGGCGAGGTCAAAAGCCTGCTGCGCAAGGAGCGCGTGCGCTATCGCAGCCTGCCTGAGCTTGATGGCGCCATTCAGTTGGGTTTTGCCGATGAAGCGGCGCTGGAGAAAGCTCAGCAGCTGATCCGTAAGGACTTCAACGATTTCGATATGATCACCGTGCGGCGTAATGAGCTGCAGGTGCTGCGCCTGACGCTGACGCAGGCTAAGCTGGCGGAAATCCGTGAGTATTCGATCAAGCAGAACCTGACCACCGTGCGTAACCGGGTCAACGAGCTGGGTGTTGCCGAGCCGCTGGTCCAGCGCCAGGGTGCCAATCGCATCGTGGTCGAGCTGCCGGGCGTGCAGGACACCGCTGAAGCCAAGCGGATTCTCGGTAAGACCGCCAACTTGGAGTTCCGTCTGGCTGCCGAGCCGGATGCTGCCAAGGCCGCGACCGAAAGTTTTGAATTCCGTCAGGAAGGCCGTCCGCCGGCGCAGCTGGAGCGTGAGCTGATCATCACCGGTGACCAGGTGACTGACGCTCAGGCCAGCTTTGACGAGAATGGCAGCCCGCAGGTGAATATCCGTCTGGATGGCCGCGGTGGTGACCTGATGAACCGTGCGACCCGCAGTAATGTCGGGCGCAGCATGGCGGTAATCTTTATCGAGCAGAAGCCGGTTTCCCGTTATGTGCGCCAGGTAGTCGATGGTGTCGAGAAGGAAGTCGAGCTGCAGACCTTCGTTGAAGAGAAGAAGATCATCAGCCTGGCGACTATCCAGTCGCCGCTGGGCAGCCAGTTCCGTATCACTGGGCTGGACGGTCAGGGCGAATCGTCCGAGCTGGCCTTGCTGCTGCGTGCAGGTGGTCTGGCGGCGCCGATGTACTTTGCCGAAGAGCGCACCATTGGCCCGAGCCTGGGGGCCGACAACATCACCAAGGGTGTTGATGCGTCGCTGTGGGGCATGCTGTTCGTCTCGCTGTTTATCATCGCCATTTACCGCTTCTTCGGGGTGCTGGCGACCATCGCACTGGCGTTCAACATGGTCTTGCTGCTGGCCTTGATGTCGCTGCTCAGCGCCACCCTGACCCTGCCGGGTATTGCCGGTATCGTGTTGACCATGGGGATGGCGGTGGACGCCAACGTGCTGATCTTCTCGCGGATTCGCGAAGAGATTGCCAATGGCATGTCGATCCAGCGGGCGATTCATGAAGGCTTCGATCGTGCCTATAGCGCGATTCTCGACTCCAACCTGACCACCTTGCTGGTCGGCGGGATTCTGTTTGCCATGGGCACCGGGCCGGTCAAGGGCTTCGCTGTGACCATGTCGCTGGGTATCGTGACGTCGATGTTTACCGCGATTCTGGTGACTCGCGCCATGGTCAACCTGACCTGCGGCGGGCGTGACTTCAAGAAGCTGTGGGTCTAA
- the secF gene encoding protein translocase subunit SecF yields the protein MMRTINFMGVRNIAFAITVLLTLLALGSWFYKGLNFGLDFTGGTQIELSYAQPADLGKVRDQLAAAGFADAVVQSFGATTDVVVRMQGDDPDLGRKVADALQQSGDALQVKKVEFVGPQVGEELRDQGGIGMLLALGGVMLYLAFRFQWKFALGAVLSLVHDVVVTMGILSFFQVTFDLTVLAAVLAIIGYSLNDTIVVFDRVRENFRVLRKTSLIDNINISTTQTLLRTVATSVSTLLAIVALLLFAGDNLFGFSVALLIGVLAGTYSSIYIANVVLIWLNLSVDDLIPPVVAEEVDERP from the coding sequence ATGATGCGTACGATTAATTTTATGGGTGTGCGCAATATTGCGTTCGCCATCACCGTGCTGCTGACTTTGCTTGCGTTGGGTAGCTGGTTTTACAAAGGTTTGAACTTCGGTCTGGATTTCACCGGCGGCACGCAGATCGAGTTGAGTTACGCGCAGCCGGCTGATCTGGGCAAGGTGCGTGATCAGTTGGCAGCGGCAGGTTTTGCTGATGCCGTGGTGCAGAGCTTTGGTGCGACCACTGATGTGGTGGTGCGTATGCAAGGTGATGATCCGGATTTGGGGCGCAAGGTGGCGGATGCGCTGCAGCAGTCGGGTGATGCGCTGCAGGTGAAGAAGGTCGAGTTCGTTGGCCCGCAGGTGGGTGAAGAGCTGCGCGATCAGGGTGGCATCGGCATGTTGCTGGCTCTGGGGGGCGTGATGCTCTACCTGGCTTTCCGCTTCCAGTGGAAGTTTGCCCTGGGTGCGGTGCTCTCTCTGGTGCATGACGTGGTTGTGACCATGGGTATTCTGTCGTTCTTCCAAGTGACCTTCGACCTGACGGTGCTCGCGGCGGTGCTGGCGATCATCGGCTACTCGTTGAACGACACCATCGTGGTGTTCGACCGGGTGCGCGAGAACTTCCGCGTGCTGCGTAAGACCAGTCTGATCGACAACATCAACATCTCCACCACGCAGACCCTGTTGCGCACTGTCGCGACCTCGGTGTCCACGCTGTTGGCGATTGTCGCGCTGTTGTTGTTCGCTGGTGACAACCTGTTCGGTTTCTCGGTGGCGCTGCTGATCGGGGTCTTGGCTGGTACGTACTCATCGATCTATATCGCCAACGTGGTGCTGATCTGGCTCAACCTGAGTGTGGATGACCTGATTCCGCCTGTGGTGGCTGAAGAGGTGGATGAGCGCCCCTGA
- a CDS encoding glycine zipper 2TM domain-containing protein: MNKSMLVGVVLGAVGVTAGGAVATYSIVSASEYAEVLAVKPVKETIKTPREVCKEIAVTRQAPVKDQYQIAGTAIGAVVGGLLGNQVGGGNGKKLATVAGAVGGGYAGNKAQEHLQSRDTYTTTETRCSTVTDSSEKLVGYDVKYELDGKVSQVRMVSDPGRQIPVKDGQLVLVDQSN, encoded by the coding sequence GTGAATAAGTCGATGTTGGTCGGGGTGGTGCTGGGTGCGGTGGGGGTGACGGCAGGCGGGGCGGTCGCTACTTACAGTATTGTCAGTGCCTCAGAGTATGCTGAAGTGCTTGCGGTTAAGCCGGTCAAGGAAACCATCAAGACGCCGCGTGAGGTGTGCAAAGAGATTGCCGTGACGCGTCAGGCGCCGGTCAAGGATCAGTACCAGATAGCCGGAACGGCGATTGGTGCAGTGGTGGGCGGCTTGCTGGGTAATCAGGTTGGTGGTGGCAATGGCAAGAAGCTGGCGACAGTCGCGGGTGCGGTGGGCGGCGGTTATGCCGGTAACAAGGCCCAGGAGCATCTGCAGAGTCGTGATACCTACACCACGACTGAAACCCGTTGCAGTACGGTGACCGACAGCAGTGAGAAATTGGTGGGTTACGACGTTAAATATGAGCTGGATGGCAAGGTGAGTCAGGTGCGCATGGTCAGTGATCCGGGGCGGCAGATTCCGGTCAAGGATGGTCAGCTGGTGTTGGTCGATCAGTCCAACTGA
- the suhB gene encoding inositol-phosphate phosphatase, producing the protein MQPMLNIALRAARSAGEMIFRSTERLDVISVDEKEAKDYVTEIDRSAEQLIIQALRKAFPNHGILGEESGLSEGSGDGADYLWIIDPLDGTTNFIRGIPHYAVSVACKYRGRLEHAVIIDPVRQEEFTASRGRGAALNGRRLRVGNRKSLEGALLGTGFPFRDSQMENLENYISMFRSLVGQTAGVRRAGAASLDLAYVAAGRFDAFWEFGLSEWDMAAGALLIQEAGGLVSDFSGGHDFLEKGQIVAGNTKCFKAVLTAIQPHLSASLKR; encoded by the coding sequence ATGCAGCCCATGCTGAATATCGCGCTGCGCGCAGCCCGTAGCGCCGGCGAAATGATCTTCCGCTCGACCGAACGCTTGGACGTCATCTCGGTCGACGAGAAAGAAGCCAAGGACTACGTAACTGAAATTGACCGCTCCGCCGAGCAGCTGATCATTCAGGCATTGCGCAAAGCGTTCCCGAACCACGGCATCCTCGGCGAGGAAAGCGGCCTCAGCGAAGGCAGCGGCGACGGCGCAGACTACCTGTGGATCATCGACCCACTGGACGGCACCACCAACTTTATCCGCGGCATCCCCCACTACGCTGTCAGCGTCGCCTGCAAATACCGTGGCCGCCTTGAGCACGCCGTGATCATCGACCCGGTACGCCAGGAAGAATTCACCGCCAGCCGTGGCCGTGGCGCTGCCCTCAACGGCCGCCGCCTGCGCGTCGGCAACCGCAAGAGCCTGGAAGGCGCCCTCCTCGGCACCGGCTTCCCGTTCCGCGACAGCCAGATGGAAAATCTGGAGAACTACATCAGCATGTTCCGCAGCCTTGTCGGCCAGACCGCCGGTGTACGCCGCGCAGGCGCAGCGAGCCTGGACCTGGCCTACGTGGCCGCCGGCCGCTTCGATGCCTTCTGGGAATTTGGCCTGTCCGAGTGGGACATGGCCGCTGGTGCACTGCTGATTCAGGAAGCAGGCGGCCTGGTCAGTGACTTCAGCGGCGGCCACGACTTCCTGGAAAAGGGCCAGATCGTTGCCGGTAACACCAAGTGCTTCAAAGCCGTACTGACAGCCATTCAGCCGCACTTGTCAGCCTCCTTGAAACGCTGA
- the trmJ gene encoding tRNA (cytosine(32)/uridine(32)-2'-O)-methyltransferase TrmJ, whose amino-acid sequence MLENIRVVLVGTSHPGNIGGAARAMKNMGLSQLVLVEPRDFPSEEAVARASGAADILESAQVVGTLEEALVGCRLVLGTSARDRHIPWPMLEPRECGVAACEQAQQGVQVALVFGREYAGLTNEELQRCHYHVHIPSDPAFSSLNLAAAVQVLAYEVRIAWLATEGQPVKQVAVVDPDEELVAADELESFYRHLEQALIEIRFLDPSRPRHLMSRLRRLYGRCAVNKLEMNILRGILTETIKAARGEHLRREGSDV is encoded by the coding sequence TTGCTGGAAAATATTCGCGTTGTGTTGGTCGGTACCAGTCATCCGGGCAATATCGGTGGCGCGGCGCGGGCCATGAAAAACATGGGGTTGTCGCAGTTGGTGCTGGTTGAGCCACGGGATTTCCCGAGTGAAGAAGCGGTGGCCAGGGCTTCTGGGGCTGCTGATATTCTCGAATCGGCGCAGGTAGTCGGCACGCTTGAAGAGGCGCTGGTCGGTTGTCGTCTGGTGCTGGGCACCAGTGCGCGGGATCGGCATATTCCCTGGCCGATGCTGGAGCCGCGTGAATGTGGTGTTGCTGCGTGCGAGCAGGCGCAGCAAGGTGTTCAGGTTGCCTTGGTGTTTGGGCGCGAGTATGCCGGTCTGACCAATGAGGAGCTGCAGCGCTGTCACTATCATGTGCACATTCCCTCCGACCCGGCATTCAGCTCGTTGAATCTGGCTGCGGCTGTGCAAGTGCTGGCTTACGAGGTGCGTATTGCCTGGCTGGCCACAGAGGGGCAGCCGGTCAAGCAAGTTGCGGTTGTTGATCCTGATGAAGAGCTGGTAGCGGCGGATGAGCTGGAGTCGTTTTATCGTCATCTGGAGCAAGCGCTGATTGAAATCAGGTTTCTTGATCCCTCTAGGCCGCGACATCTCATGAGTCGCCTGCGTCGCTTGTACGGGCGTTGCGCAGTGAACAAACTGGAAATGAATATCTTGCGCGGTATCTTGACGGAAACCATCAAGGCGGCGCGTGGCGAGCACCTTAGGCGGGAGGGTTCAGATGTTTGA